The proteins below are encoded in one region of Brevundimonas fontaquae:
- a CDS encoding DUF1003 domain-containing protein — translation MHHAPLDADHVSRRWLGKAKHDLPANEAVVVQSTADRRPVSEDINETFDDRQTFGERLADRVAAFGGSWPFIIAFGVFLAIWTGLNLLLRKEAFDPYPFIFLNLVLSMLAAIQAPVIMMSQNRQAAKDRLDAGNDYQVNLKAEIEIMALLEKVEHMTALQEEQTELIRRLLAQKETR, via the coding sequence ATGCACCACGCCCCCCTCGACGCCGACCACGTCTCCCGCCGCTGGCTGGGCAAGGCGAAGCACGATCTTCCGGCGAACGAAGCCGTCGTCGTTCAGAGCACCGCCGATCGTCGCCCCGTTTCCGAAGACATCAACGAGACCTTCGACGACCGCCAAACCTTTGGAGAGCGGCTGGCCGATCGGGTTGCGGCCTTCGGCGGTTCGTGGCCGTTCATCATCGCGTTCGGCGTCTTCCTAGCGATCTGGACCGGGCTGAACCTGCTGCTGCGCAAGGAAGCCTTCGACCCCTATCCCTTCATCTTCCTGAACCTGGTCCTGTCGATGCTGGCGGCGATCCAGGCGCCGGTCATCATGATGAGTCAGAACCGCCAGGCGGCGAAGGATCGACTGGATGCGGGCAATGACTATCAGGTCAATCTGAAGGCCGAGATCGAGATCATGGCCCTGCTGGAAAAGGTCGAGCACATGACCGCCCTGCAGGAGGAGCAGACCGAACTGATCCGCCGTCTGCTCGCACAAAAAGAGACCCGCTGA
- a CDS encoding superoxide dismutase family protein, which produces MRATRLAAALLLTSPLALTTACAATGNAPQAAVERAPVGATGQAVLINASGANIGRVDLRQGPTGLLMKIEASGLTPGWHGIHIHATGECAAPFTSSGAHINHGEPKAPHGLLNAAGPDDGDLPNVWAGADGKVNAELFTTRARISSEGPGQWLWDADGSAIIIHANPDDHSTQPIGGAGDRVACAALSAS; this is translated from the coding sequence ATGCGCGCCACCCGCCTCGCCGCCGCCCTTCTCCTCACCTCCCCCTTGGCCCTGACAACCGCCTGCGCCGCGACCGGAAACGCGCCCCAAGCGGCCGTCGAACGCGCGCCCGTCGGCGCGACGGGACAGGCCGTTCTGATCAACGCCTCCGGCGCCAATATCGGCCGCGTCGACCTGCGTCAGGGGCCGACCGGCCTACTGATGAAGATCGAGGCTTCAGGCCTGACGCCCGGTTGGCACGGCATCCACATCCATGCGACCGGCGAATGCGCCGCGCCCTTCACCTCTTCCGGCGCCCACATCAACCACGGCGAGCCCAAGGCCCCGCACGGCCTGTTGAACGCCGCCGGGCCGGACGACGGCGACCTGCCCAACGTCTGGGCCGGTGCGGACGGCAAGGTGAACGCCGAGCTGTTCACGACCCGCGCCCGGATCTCGTCCGAAGGCCCCGGCCAATGGCTGTGGGACGCCGACGGCTCGGCCATCATCATCCACGCCAACCCCGACGACCATTCGACCCAGCCCATCGGTGGCGCCGGCGACCGGGTGGCCTGCGCCGCGCTCAGCGCAAGCTAA
- the gyrA gene encoding DNA gyrase subunit A, whose protein sequence is MTDDSYENAASPIVPGGGGSDISTITIEDELKRSYLDYAMSVIVSRALPDARDGLKPVHRRILYSMHDLNMTPERSYSKCARVVGDVLGRFHPHGDASVYMALVRMAQPFSMGLMLVDGQGNFGSVDGDMPASMRYTEARMAPAAVALMADIDKDTVDFQPNYDEKELEPVVLPSRIPNLLVNGAGGIAVGMATNIPPHNLGEVVDAALALLDDPNVTDDALLDIVPGPDFPTGGEIMGRTAPRNALRDGRGSVVVRGRASVEEIRKDREAIVVTELPYQVNKQTLIERIAEMVREKRLEGISDVRDESDRQGMRIVIELKRDASGDVILNQLWRYTAMQSSFGVNMLALNHGRPEQMGLRQLLQIFLDFREEVVVRRVKFELNKARDRGHVLVGLAVAVANIDEVIHIIRSSADPTEARERLQAKAWPVGDMMALVELIADPRSVVINGDSLKLTDEQARAILALTLSRLTGLGRDDIFGEAHGLADTIQGHLTILSDRKNVLAIIRDDLIDVKDRFAVPRRTLIGEGDGEMEDEDLIPREDMVVTVTHGGYVKRVALNAYRTQHRGGKGRSGMSMKDEDAITGVFSASTHTPVLFFATNGKAYKLKTWRLPLGNPQSRGKAFVNLLPIEPGDSIMNVLPLPEDETTWGDYDIMFATSSGDVRRNKLSDFATVNRAGKIAMKLEGSDRMVGVGLCTADDDVLLTTALGRAIRFKADDVRVFKGRDSTGVRGVRLQDGDEVISMAILGRVDATPEERAAYVKHANAMRKALAGAEAEEDAAAPVEAEDEVADAALTVERIAELGAAEQFILTVTETGFGKRSSAYEYRRTGRGGQGLTAHGLGGRAGTRLAAAFPVEETDDLLLVTSGGQMIRTRIDQVRIVGRSSQGVTIFRTGKDEKVVSVERLPESGGADDADVGGEDGGEA, encoded by the coding sequence TTGACCGACGACAGCTACGAAAACGCCGCATCTCCGATCGTTCCGGGAGGCGGCGGCTCCGACATTTCCACGATCACGATCGAGGACGAACTGAAGCGTTCGTACCTCGACTACGCCATGAGCGTGATCGTCTCGCGCGCGCTTCCCGACGCCCGTGACGGGCTGAAGCCGGTTCACCGTCGCATCCTGTATTCGATGCACGACCTGAACATGACGCCGGAGCGCAGCTATTCGAAATGCGCCCGCGTCGTCGGTGACGTGCTGGGCCGGTTCCACCCCCACGGCGACGCTTCGGTCTATATGGCCTTGGTGCGGATGGCGCAGCCGTTCTCGATGGGGCTGATGCTGGTCGACGGTCAGGGCAACTTCGGTTCGGTCGACGGCGATATGCCCGCCTCGATGCGTTACACCGAGGCCCGGATGGCCCCGGCCGCCGTCGCCCTGATGGCCGACATCGACAAGGACACGGTCGATTTCCAGCCGAACTACGACGAGAAGGAGCTGGAGCCGGTCGTTCTGCCGAGCCGGATCCCCAATCTGCTGGTCAACGGCGCGGGCGGCATCGCCGTCGGCATGGCGACCAACATCCCGCCGCACAATCTGGGCGAGGTCGTGGATGCGGCCCTGGCCCTGCTGGATGATCCGAACGTCACCGACGACGCCCTGCTGGACATCGTGCCCGGTCCTGACTTCCCGACCGGCGGCGAGATCATGGGCCGCACTGCCCCGCGCAACGCCCTGCGCGACGGTCGCGGCTCGGTCGTCGTGCGCGGCCGCGCCTCGGTGGAGGAGATCCGCAAGGACCGCGAGGCCATCGTCGTCACCGAACTGCCCTATCAGGTCAACAAGCAGACCCTGATCGAACGCATCGCCGAAATGGTGCGCGAGAAGCGGCTGGAAGGCATTTCCGACGTTCGTGACGAATCCGATCGTCAGGGCATGCGGATCGTGATCGAGCTGAAGCGCGACGCGTCCGGCGACGTGATCCTGAACCAGCTGTGGCGCTATACCGCCATGCAGAGCTCGTTCGGCGTCAATATGCTGGCGCTGAACCACGGCCGGCCCGAGCAGATGGGCCTGCGCCAACTGCTGCAAATCTTCCTCGACTTCCGCGAGGAAGTCGTCGTCCGTCGCGTCAAGTTCGAGCTGAACAAAGCCCGTGATCGCGGCCACGTCCTGGTCGGTCTGGCCGTCGCCGTCGCCAATATCGACGAGGTGATCCATATCATCCGCTCGTCGGCCGATCCGACCGAGGCGCGCGAGCGGCTGCAGGCCAAGGCCTGGCCCGTCGGCGACATGATGGCCCTGGTCGAACTGATCGCCGATCCGCGCAGCGTTGTGATCAATGGCGACAGCCTGAAACTGACCGACGAACAGGCCCGCGCCATCCTGGCCCTGACCCTGTCGCGTCTGACCGGCCTGGGCCGCGACGACATCTTTGGCGAGGCGCACGGCCTGGCCGACACCATCCAGGGTCACCTGACCATCCTGTCGGACCGCAAGAACGTCCTGGCCATCATCCGCGACGACCTGATCGACGTGAAGGATCGGTTCGCCGTTCCGCGCCGCACCCTGATCGGGGAAGGCGACGGGGAGATGGAGGATGAGGACCTAATCCCGCGCGAGGACATGGTCGTCACCGTGACCCACGGCGGCTACGTCAAGCGCGTTGCCTTGAACGCCTATCGGACCCAGCATCGCGGCGGCAAGGGCCGCAGCGGCATGTCGATGAAGGACGAGGACGCCATCACCGGCGTGTTCAGCGCCTCGACCCACACCCCGGTCCTGTTCTTCGCCACCAACGGCAAGGCCTACAAGCTGAAGACCTGGCGTCTGCCGCTGGGCAATCCGCAGTCGCGGGGCAAGGCCTTCGTCAATCTGCTGCCAATCGAGCCGGGCGACAGCATCATGAACGTCCTGCCTCTGCCAGAGGACGAGACGACCTGGGGCGACTACGACATCATGTTCGCCACCTCCAGCGGCGACGTGCGGCGCAATAAGCTGTCGGACTTCGCCACCGTGAACCGCGCCGGCAAGATCGCTATGAAGCTGGAAGGCTCTGACCGTATGGTCGGCGTCGGCCTGTGCACGGCCGACGACGATGTGCTGCTAACGACGGCGCTGGGCCGCGCGATCCGGTTCAAGGCCGACGACGTGCGCGTGTTCAAGGGCCGGGACTCCACCGGCGTCCGGGGCGTGCGGCTGCAGGATGGCGACGAGGTCATCTCCATGGCCATCCTGGGCCGTGTGGATGCGACGCCGGAAGAACGCGCCGCCTACGTCAAACACGCCAACGCGATGCGCAAGGCCCTGGCCGGCGCGGAAGCGGAAGAGGATGCCGCAGCCCCGGTCGAAGCCGAAGACGAGGTCGCGGATGCGGCTCTGACGGTCGAGCGGATCGCCGAACTGGGCGCCGCCGAACAGTTCATCCTGACGGTCACTGAAACCGGCTTCGGCAAGCGATCCTCGGCCTATGAGTATCGTCGTACGGGTCGCGGCGGCCAGGGCCTGACGGCTCACGGCCTGGGCGGTCGCGCGGGCACGCGTCTGGCGGCGGCCTTCCCGGTCGAGGAGACGGACGACCTTCTGCTGGTCACCTCGGGCGGTCAGATGATCCGCACGCGCATCGACCAGGTCCGCATCGTCGGCCGCTCCAGCCAGGGCGTCACCATCTTCCGCACCGGCAAGGATGAAAAGGTCGTCTCGGTTGAACGTCTGCCGGAAAGCGGCGGCGCGGATGATGCCGATGTCGGCGGAGAAGACGGCGGCGAGGCCTGA
- a CDS encoding aminotransferase class IV — translation MSATILIDGLPATPDDLAHQALVNYGAYTSFRVEDGAARGLDLHLARLEQAAVELFGESPGEAEFRRLMALAVAGRDACWLRVSLFSPEVGHRNPTYVGRPKVMTSVSPAPPPLANRVRITAMPYERDAAHLKHLATFGLIWARRAARAAGFDDALFLEREGRVSEGTLWNIGFVQGDRIVWPQAPMLAGVTQALITRGLREVGLTRETRPIRLDEIGAFDGAFLCNSATPVCPITAIDDATFANDPVLLAKVAAAWSAQAPQPIADRDDDDGVSRLGR, via the coding sequence TTGAGCGCGACGATTCTGATCGACGGCCTTCCCGCCACGCCTGACGACCTGGCGCACCAGGCCTTGGTCAACTACGGCGCCTATACCTCCTTCCGCGTCGAGGATGGCGCCGCGCGCGGCCTCGACCTCCACCTCGCGCGTCTGGAGCAGGCCGCCGTCGAACTTTTCGGCGAAAGCCCCGGCGAGGCGGAGTTCCGGCGTCTGATGGCGCTGGCCGTCGCCGGCCGAGACGCCTGCTGGCTGCGTGTCAGCCTGTTCTCGCCGGAGGTCGGTCATCGCAACCCGACCTATGTCGGCCGACCGAAGGTGATGACCAGTGTCTCTCCTGCGCCGCCGCCGCTGGCGAACCGGGTGCGGATCACCGCCATGCCCTATGAGCGCGATGCGGCGCATCTGAAGCATCTCGCCACCTTCGGCCTGATTTGGGCCCGCCGCGCCGCGCGCGCCGCCGGGTTTGATGACGCCCTGTTTTTGGAGCGTGAAGGGCGAGTGTCAGAGGGCACGCTGTGGAACATCGGCTTCGTCCAAGGCGACCGGATCGTCTGGCCCCAGGCCCCGATGCTGGCGGGCGTAACCCAGGCCTTGATCACGCGCGGGCTGCGCGAGGTCGGGCTGACCCGTGAAACGCGGCCGATCCGTCTCGACGAGATCGGCGCCTTCGACGGCGCTTTCCTGTGCAACAGCGCCACGCCCGTCTGTCCGATCACCGCCATCGACGACGCCACCTTCGCCAATGATCCGGTCCTGCTCGCCAAGGTCGCAGCGGCGTGGAGCGCCCAGGCGCCCCAGCCCATCGCGGATCGCGACGATGACGATGGCGTCAGCCGGCTAGGCCGCTGA
- the coaD gene encoding pantetheine-phosphate adenylyltransferase, translated as MRIGLYPGTFDPVTNGHTDIIKRALKLVDRLVIGVAQNDDKGPLFSTAERVEMLKAEMAPLGGDIVVQPFSTLLMHFAEELDASVIIRGLRAVADFEYEFQMTAMNQRLNQDIETVFLMADPRHQAIASRLVKEIARLDGAIDSFVSPAIAERVRAKVKNG; from the coding sequence ATGCGCATCGGACTTTATCCGGGCACCTTCGACCCGGTGACGAACGGGCATACCGACATAATCAAGCGCGCGCTGAAGCTGGTGGACCGACTGGTCATCGGCGTGGCCCAGAACGACGACAAGGGGCCGCTGTTCTCCACCGCCGAACGGGTCGAGATGCTGAAGGCCGAGATGGCGCCCCTCGGCGGCGACATCGTGGTCCAGCCGTTTTCGACCCTGCTGATGCATTTCGCCGAAGAGCTGGACGCCAGCGTCATCATCCGGGGTCTGCGCGCCGTCGCGGACTTTGAATACGAGTTCCAGATGACGGCCATGAACCAGCGCCTCAATCAGGACATCGAGACCGTATTCCTGATGGCCGATCCGCGCCATCAGGCGATCGCCTCGCGGCTCGTCAAGGAGATCGCCCGACTGGACGGCGCGATCGACAGTTTCGTCAGCCCCGCCATCGCCGAGCGCGTGCGGGCCAAGGTCAAGAACGGTTAG
- a CDS encoding peptidylprolyl isomerase has translation MRKAIIAATVAALLAAGAAQAPAVAQTAPAASDWRTIAPENLLVIDTSKGRVLVELIPVAAPNHAERIRTLANQGFYDGLKFHRVIPDFMAQTGDPKGTGEGGSELPDLKAEFSFRRGRDAGFVAVPSVGAGVRGLVGDLPVQTQPDAQMMVTADFKVDAHGLFCPGVLGMARSGSPDSANSQFFLMMGAREQLDGIYTAFGRVVSGLDVVGKLKKGSDAEDGKVTDPDTMTRVRMASALPEAERPTVRVLNAGSAAFAERIATARAGRGGAFSVCDVQPVAEVTGG, from the coding sequence ATGCGCAAGGCCATCATCGCAGCGACCGTCGCCGCTCTTCTCGCGGCTGGAGCGGCCCAGGCCCCCGCTGTGGCGCAAACGGCGCCGGCGGCGTCCGACTGGCGCACCATTGCGCCGGAAAACCTGCTCGTTATCGATACGTCGAAGGGCCGGGTGCTGGTCGAACTGATCCCCGTCGCCGCGCCCAACCATGCGGAACGCATCCGGACCCTGGCCAACCAAGGCTTCTACGATGGTCTGAAGTTCCATCGCGTCATCCCTGATTTCATGGCGCAAACCGGCGATCCGAAGGGCACGGGCGAGGGCGGCAGCGAACTGCCGGACCTGAAGGCCGAGTTCAGCTTCCGTCGTGGGCGCGACGCCGGCTTCGTCGCTGTGCCCAGCGTCGGCGCGGGCGTGCGCGGTCTGGTCGGCGATCTGCCGGTCCAGACCCAGCCCGACGCGCAGATGATGGTCACCGCCGACTTCAAGGTCGACGCCCACGGCCTGTTCTGTCCCGGCGTGCTGGGCATGGCCCGCTCGGGTTCGCCTGACAGCGCCAACAGCCAGTTCTTCCTGATGATGGGCGCGCGCGAACAGCTGGACGGTATCTACACCGCCTTCGGTCGCGTGGTGTCCGGCCTGGATGTGGTCGGCAAGCTGAAGAAGGGTTCGGACGCCGAGGACGGCAAGGTGACCGATCCCGACACCATGACCCGCGTCCGCATGGCCTCGGCCCTGCCCGAAGCCGAGCGTCCGACGGTGCGCGTGCTGAACGCCGGCAGCGCCGCCTTCGCAGAACGGATCGCCACGGCGCGCGCCGGGCGCGGCGGCGCCTTCAGCGTCTGCGATGTTCAGCCGGTCGCCGAAGTGACGGGCGGCTGA
- a CDS encoding peptidylprolyl isomerase, with translation MTIRTMAMAAAVLAATAGAALAQDATAVPAPPPPPGEWRTIAPENLLVIDTNKGRVLVELAPEIAPAHVERIKLLASRGFFDNLVWHRVIDWFMAQTGDPLGTGEGQSWYPDLKAEFTFRRGADMAFTPVAAPMGALVGFVDSIPVQTQPDALMSGTSDKKVHGWALYCPGVAGMARDEGNDTANSQFFLMRQAYPALDKRYTVWGRVVSGLDVVRSLKASDTPDGLVQGPDQMTRVRVASDLPAAERPTAAVLNTNSATFQTLAQQARQARGADFSVCDIELPVRVTPAA, from the coding sequence ATGACGATACGAACGATGGCGATGGCGGCGGCCGTGCTGGCTGCGACGGCGGGCGCCGCCCTGGCGCAAGACGCGACCGCCGTTCCCGCGCCTCCGCCGCCGCCTGGTGAATGGAGGACCATCGCGCCCGAGAACCTGCTGGTCATCGACACCAACAAGGGGCGGGTTCTGGTCGAACTGGCGCCCGAGATTGCGCCCGCCCATGTCGAGCGCATCAAGCTGCTGGCGTCGCGCGGCTTTTTCGACAACCTGGTCTGGCACCGGGTAATCGACTGGTTCATGGCCCAGACCGGTGATCCGTTGGGCACGGGCGAGGGGCAGAGCTGGTATCCCGACCTGAAGGCCGAGTTCACCTTCCGCCGTGGCGCGGACATGGCCTTCACCCCGGTCGCGGCCCCGATGGGGGCCCTAGTCGGCTTCGTCGATTCCATCCCGGTCCAGACCCAGCCTGACGCCCTGATGTCCGGCACCAGCGACAAGAAGGTCCACGGTTGGGCGCTATACTGCCCGGGCGTCGCGGGCATGGCGCGTGACGAGGGCAATGACACCGCTAACAGCCAGTTCTTCCTGATGCGTCAGGCCTATCCGGCGCTGGACAAGCGCTACACCGTTTGGGGTCGGGTCGTGTCCGGTCTGGACGTCGTGCGATCGCTGAAGGCCAGCGACACGCCGGATGGCCTGGTGCAGGGGCCGGATCAGATGACCCGCGTCCGCGTGGCGTCGGATTTGCCCGCAGCCGAACGTCCGACGGCGGCCGTCCTGAACACCAACTCCGCCACCTTCCAGACCCTGGCGCAGCAGGCGCGTCAGGCGCGTGGCGCGGATTTCTCGGTCTGCGACATCGAACTGCCGGTGCGCGTCACGCCCGCCGCCTGA